In one Tessaracoccus palaemonis genomic region, the following are encoded:
- a CDS encoding Ltp family lipoprotein, translating into MKRVRAGLVGLVALATMSAGVLTATPAAAAGNFTGVSKPTILGTRAVASKLTAKADTATKPTAAKLTYQWLRSGSKIPGATKRTYTLKSADRGRKISVKVCYLAFDTNTRCVTSAKTGAIKAKVLKTLSISTPKVSGVAKVGATLRASTGSWTSGTTFTYKWLRNGKAIPGATKSTYKPTSADKGRTIQVKVTGKKSGYTTRAKSSAKTAKVTSLSWTQKQAVSEAKSYLEVLYFSRTGLIDQLEYEGFSTSTSKVAVDYVNPSWNKQAAGSAQSYVDTFGYDYFTWDELYDQLRWEGFTASQATYGVNAVGL; encoded by the coding sequence ATGAAGCGGGTACGGGCGGGCCTCGTCGGGCTGGTCGCCCTGGCGACCATGTCGGCCGGAGTGCTGACCGCGACGCCGGCGGCAGCGGCAGGCAACTTCACGGGGGTCTCGAAGCCCACGATCTTGGGGACGCGGGCGGTCGCCAGCAAGCTCACGGCCAAGGCCGACACCGCGACGAAGCCGACGGCGGCCAAGCTGACCTACCAGTGGCTGCGGTCGGGGTCGAAGATCCCCGGCGCCACCAAGAGGACCTACACGCTGAAGTCCGCGGACAGGGGCAGGAAGATCTCCGTCAAGGTCTGCTACCTGGCCTTCGACACCAACACGCGCTGCGTCACCTCCGCAAAGACCGGAGCCATCAAGGCGAAGGTGCTCAAGACTCTGTCCATCTCGACCCCGAAGGTCTCGGGCGTGGCCAAGGTCGGGGCGACGCTCAGGGCCTCGACGGGCAGCTGGACCTCCGGCACGACGTTCACCTACAAGTGGCTCCGCAACGGCAAGGCCATCCCGGGCGCCACCAAGTCCACCTACAAGCCGACCTCGGCCGACAAGGGTCGGACCATTCAGGTGAAGGTGACGGGGAAGAAGTCCGGCTACACCACCCGCGCCAAGAGCTCCGCGAAGACGGCGAAGGTCACGTCGCTCTCGTGGACGCAGAAGCAGGCGGTCTCCGAGGCGAAGTCCTACCTCGAGGTGCTCTACTTCTCCCGCACGGGGCTCATCGACCAGCTCGAGTACGAGGGATTCAGCACCTCCACGTCCAAGGTCGCCGTCGACTACGTGAACCCGAGTTGGAACAAGCAGGCAGCGGGGTCGGCCCAGTCCTACGTCGACACCTTCGGGTACGACTACTTCACGTGGGACGAGCTATATGACCAGCTCCGCTGGGAGGGGTTCACCGCGTCGCAGGCCACCTACGGGGTCAACGCCGTCGGCCTCTGA